In Alteromonas naphthalenivorans, one DNA window encodes the following:
- a CDS encoding UDP-2,3-diacylglucosamine diphosphatase, whose protein sequence is MKKTHYRTLWLSDIHLGNRDCKAEYLLSFLNSVTVDTLYLVGDIVDMWQMIKQFRWPQAHNQVMHKLMAMSQDGTRVVYLPGNHDEPIQSYSGMAFGDIEIERQLVHTTAQGKRYLVLHGDQFDGDVTMGKFHAWIGDKGYDLLLFLNREFNRFRSWRKREYWSLAGYIKKHIKGANEAIARYRQACCSRAAEMGLDGVICGHIHHPESTMENGIHYINDGDWMENCSALGEDENGNLNLIYSLENMNNADNVTPLKVKNSPSKAA, encoded by the coding sequence ATGAAAAAAACACATTACCGCACACTTTGGCTTTCTGATATTCACCTTGGCAATCGTGATTGCAAAGCTGAATACCTACTTTCGTTTTTAAACAGTGTCACCGTCGACACCCTTTATTTGGTTGGCGACATTGTCGATATGTGGCAAATGATAAAACAATTTCGTTGGCCACAAGCGCACAATCAAGTTATGCATAAACTAATGGCGATGAGCCAAGATGGCACTCGCGTCGTTTATCTTCCGGGTAACCACGATGAACCAATACAGTCCTATTCTGGAATGGCATTTGGCGATATCGAGATTGAGCGCCAACTTGTTCATACCACGGCCCAAGGCAAACGCTATCTTGTGCTACATGGCGATCAATTTGATGGCGATGTCACCATGGGTAAATTTCATGCCTGGATTGGCGATAAAGGTTACGACTTACTGCTGTTTTTAAACCGCGAGTTCAATCGTTTTCGCAGCTGGCGTAAACGTGAGTACTGGTCACTTGCCGGTTACATTAAAAAGCATATCAAAGGGGCAAACGAAGCGATTGCTCGCTACCGTCAGGCTTGCTGTTCACGGGCAGCAGAAATGGGGCTTGACGGGGTAATTTGCGGTCACATTCATCACCCTGAAAGCACAATGGAAAACGGTATTCATTACATCAACGATGGTGATTGGATGGAAAACTGCAGTGCCTTGGGTGAAGACGAAAATGGAAATTTAAACCTTATCTATTCCCTTGAGAACATGAACAACGCAGATAATGTTACGCCACTTAAAGTGAAAAATTCACCATCGAAAGCAGCATAA
- a CDS encoding LysR family transcriptional regulator, translating into MMHGKIDLNLFFVLKAVYEEESITAAAKALHLTQPAVSHAMSRLRDKFDDELFVRHSRRMVPTPLCQSIIQPIKEALAHLESTLSDPIDFDISRYKREIRLGLRDILESTFLPALIPELLQNAANITVTSRRVTRPELETALTNKELDIVIDALVPTGPDIRSTLVCDEHFVLICAKEHPILKDKMLANYVSASHVLVTLKDSRLDTVDLALAKQNATRQFALQCEHYFAAASVVSKSDLLLTVPSRYAQQITSSLPVAVTTLPFDIPLMPIHMYWHKQADEDLVNKWMREKLLALANELL; encoded by the coding sequence ATGATGCATGGAAAAATAGATCTAAATTTGTTTTTTGTTCTTAAAGCTGTGTATGAAGAAGAGAGTATTACTGCGGCCGCTAAAGCATTACATTTAACGCAACCGGCAGTAAGTCATGCAATGTCGCGTCTACGAGATAAATTTGATGATGAGTTATTCGTGCGCCACAGCAGACGAATGGTGCCAACCCCGTTGTGCCAATCTATCATTCAGCCTATAAAAGAGGCTCTCGCGCACTTAGAATCTACGCTGTCAGACCCCATCGATTTTGATATCAGCCGCTATAAAAGAGAAATAAGGTTAGGGTTAAGAGATATTCTTGAGTCAACGTTCTTACCGGCACTTATTCCCGAGCTTTTGCAAAATGCAGCGAATATTACGGTAACCAGCAGGCGGGTTACCCGCCCTGAACTTGAAACCGCCCTTACTAATAAAGAACTCGATATCGTCATCGATGCATTGGTGCCTACTGGCCCTGATATCCGTTCAACACTGGTGTGCGACGAGCATTTCGTGCTTATCTGTGCGAAAGAACACCCCATTTTAAAAGATAAAATGCTAGCCAATTATGTATCAGCATCCCACGTTCTGGTGACCTTGAAAGACTCTCGATTAGATACGGTAGACTTAGCGCTTGCGAAACAAAACGCCACGCGACAATTTGCGCTACAGTGCGAACATTACTTCGCTGCCGCAAGTGTAGTCAGTAAATCAGATTTATTACTTACTGTACCAAGTCGTTATGCACAGCAGATTACTAGCAGCCTGCCAGTTGCCGTTACCACACTGCCCTTTGACATACCACTTATGCCCATTCACATGTATTGGCACAAGCAAGCGGATGAGGATTTAGTGAATAAGTGGATGCGAGAGAAGTTATTAGCACTGGCTAACGAGCTTCTGTAA
- a CDS encoding bile acid:sodium symporter family protein, which yields MQASIFTEILLPLALAFVMFGMGLTLTVADFTRLLKAPKPIVVGLVGQTVLLPLLAFGLCLAFSLHPAMAIGIMILSACPGGTMSNLISHIGRANLALSVSLTALSTFICVFSTPFIIHYSMDYFAGENAPSFSIVTTVVGLVCVSIVPVIIGMAIRHFKPAFSIKVEGFFRTFSLWFMIAMIVGILISERANLMASLEEALLVCLALNISAVVLGLILAFAFKLSKIDGITLSIEVGVQNAALAMLICITFLNSPEFAVAAGVYGLTMYAGPGLLAVWSKRLKNTTKSDGKDKPLATQKA from the coding sequence ATGCAGGCCTCGATTTTTACCGAAATACTTCTTCCACTGGCCTTGGCTTTCGTGATGTTTGGTATGGGGCTTACGTTAACCGTAGCTGACTTTACCCGGTTACTTAAAGCACCTAAACCCATTGTGGTGGGGCTGGTGGGGCAAACTGTATTGCTCCCCTTATTGGCGTTTGGTTTGTGTTTGGCATTTTCCCTCCATCCGGCGATGGCGATTGGCATTATGATTTTATCAGCGTGTCCTGGTGGCACCATGAGTAACTTAATCAGTCATATTGGGCGTGCAAATCTAGCGCTATCAGTAAGTTTAACCGCGCTATCGACTTTTATTTGCGTATTTTCTACTCCCTTTATTATTCATTATTCAATGGATTATTTCGCCGGTGAGAACGCGCCTTCATTTTCCATTGTTACTACCGTTGTCGGTTTGGTGTGCGTGTCGATAGTGCCAGTCATCATTGGTATGGCAATACGCCACTTCAAACCTGCATTTTCTATTAAGGTAGAAGGCTTTTTTAGAACCTTTTCATTATGGTTCATGATTGCCATGATCGTTGGCATATTAATCAGTGAGCGGGCGAATTTAATGGCGTCATTGGAAGAAGCCTTACTGGTGTGCTTAGCACTGAATATTTCAGCAGTAGTGCTGGGGCTTATTTTGGCTTTTGCCTTTAAGTTGTCAAAAATTGACGGTATTACACTGTCGATAGAAGTGGGTGTACAAAACGCTGCGCTAGCTATGTTGATTTGTATTACCTTTTTGAACTCGCCTGAATTTGCCGTGGCGGCTGGGGTTTACGGTTTAACTATGTATGCAGGCCCGGGGCTTTTAGCTGTGTGGTCGAAGCGTTTGAAAAATACAACTAAAAGTGACGGTAAGGACAAACCACTCGCTACTCAAAAAGCCTAG
- a CDS encoding SDR family oxidoreductase, which translates to MGTETNNIKTNNLKTDNKEKRILITGGATGLGQAIALALSEQPGKNGEQLKICIADIHEQRGQETLALLTEKGTEAFYQPCDITQDDDVANLVTAIEARWGGVDVVFNNAGVASGGSLSDESIAQWKWIFDINLLGMVRVSKAMLPLFKAQGAGYFVNIASQAGLTPIPYMNSYNAVKAAVVSLSETMKLELAPDNIDVSVVCPSFFKTNLDESMRSDNPAMHKMMARFFKKADMTKEEVAQSICDQVAKKRFLILTHKLGKRAFLMKKLLPTQMYINNMLKQTKAMKRAMEKR; encoded by the coding sequence ATGGGTACAGAAACCAATAACATAAAAACAAATAACCTAAAAACAGATAATAAAGAAAAGCGCATCCTTATCACCGGTGGTGCCACGGGATTAGGGCAAGCTATTGCCCTTGCGTTAAGCGAGCAACCCGGTAAAAACGGCGAACAATTGAAAATTTGTATCGCTGATATCCATGAGCAGCGAGGGCAAGAAACCTTAGCGCTACTAACGGAAAAAGGCACAGAGGCTTTCTATCAACCATGCGACATTACCCAAGATGATGATGTCGCTAATTTGGTTACCGCGATAGAAGCACGATGGGGCGGTGTTGATGTTGTGTTTAATAACGCAGGCGTGGCGTCCGGCGGTAGTTTAAGCGATGAAAGTATTGCGCAGTGGAAGTGGATTTTCGATATCAACCTATTAGGCATGGTTCGCGTCAGCAAGGCCATGCTGCCCTTGTTTAAAGCGCAGGGCGCGGGCTATTTTGTCAATATTGCCTCCCAAGCGGGGCTAACGCCTATTCCTTACATGAACAGCTATAACGCGGTGAAGGCGGCGGTGGTATCACTGTCTGAGACCATGAAGCTAGAGCTTGCGCCCGATAATATCGATGTGAGTGTGGTTTGCCCTAGCTTCTTTAAAACTAATCTTGATGAGTCGATGCGTAGCGATAACCCTGCCATGCACAAAATGATGGCGCGGTTTTTCAAAAAAGCAGATATGACCAAAGAAGAGGTTGCGCAAAGTATCTGCGATCAGGTTGCCAAAAAACGATTTTTAATCCTTACCCACAAATTGGGCAAGCGTGCATTTTTGATGAAGAAGCTACTTCCCACCCAAATGTATATTAACAACATGCTAAAACAAACCAAAGCGATGAAACGTGCAATGGAAAAACGGTAA
- a CDS encoding phosphotransferase family protein yields the protein MTNTVLDKAVSVREGEELDVNVVDGWLKNHIQDLIGTPTVTQYSGGASNWTYCLEYENTSLILRRAPAGTKAKGAHDMGREYRLQAALKPVYSYVPDMLAYCDDEAVIGTEFYIMEKLTGVIPRKNLPRDLKTSPEQTHQLCKNVLDSLIELHKVDYKAAGLDTIGKGSGYIERQITGWSERYTKAKTWNVPSGKGVMRWLEANMPSNERICITHNDFRFDNVVLDPNDYTKILGVLDWELATLGDPLMDLGNTLAYWVNADDDFLAQSTRRQPTHLAGMMTRDEVVAYYCKQMGVDVDDFTFYEVYGLFRLAGIAQQIYYRYHHGQTNNPAFKNFWIFIHYLMWRCKKAIRKSGKRK from the coding sequence ATGACGAATACAGTATTAGATAAAGCAGTATCAGTAAGAGAAGGCGAAGAGCTAGACGTTAATGTTGTCGATGGGTGGCTAAAAAATCATATTCAAGACCTCATCGGCACACCTACGGTGACCCAATATTCAGGCGGTGCGTCTAACTGGACTTACTGTCTTGAATACGAAAATACGTCGTTAATATTACGCCGTGCGCCCGCGGGCACTAAAGCAAAAGGTGCCCATGATATGGGGCGAGAGTATCGCCTTCAAGCAGCGCTGAAGCCGGTGTATAGCTATGTGCCCGATATGCTGGCATATTGCGATGATGAAGCCGTAATTGGCACAGAATTCTATATCATGGAAAAGCTGACAGGCGTTATTCCACGTAAGAATCTTCCTCGTGATTTAAAGACCTCCCCAGAACAGACCCATCAGCTGTGTAAAAATGTACTCGATAGCTTAATAGAGCTACATAAGGTTGACTATAAGGCGGCTGGTTTAGACACGATTGGAAAAGGTAGTGGTTACATAGAGCGCCAAATTACAGGCTGGAGTGAGCGCTATACGAAAGCAAAAACCTGGAATGTTCCCTCGGGCAAAGGGGTTATGCGGTGGCTTGAGGCGAATATGCCAAGCAATGAGCGTATTTGCATTACCCATAACGATTTTAGATTCGACAATGTGGTGTTAGATCCAAACGACTACACCAAAATTTTAGGTGTGCTTGATTGGGAATTGGCCACCCTTGGCGATCCATTAATGGATTTAGGTAATACGTTAGCCTATTGGGTGAATGCAGATGATGATTTTCTGGCCCAATCTACCCGCAGGCAACCTACCCACCTTGCTGGCATGATGACACGAGATGAAGTGGTGGCTTATTACTGCAAGCAAATGGGCGTTGACGTTGATGATTTCACTTTTTATGAAGTGTACGGCTTGTTTCGATTAGCGGGTATTGCACAACAAATTTACTATCGCTATCACCACGGTCAAACCAATAACCCCGCGTTTAAAAACTTTTGGATATTCATTCACTACTTAATGTGGCGTTGTAAAAAGGCCATTCGTAAATCAGGAAAAAGAAAATGA
- a CDS encoding SDR family oxidoreductase, whose product MTTRQNILITGASSGLGKGMAAEFAKQGSNLALCARRLDRLEELRSELLAVNPNIKVLIKSLDVNDHNAVFEVFDAFKQEMGQLDRVIVNAGMGKGASIGTGFFNANKQTAETNFVAALAQAEAAMTIFRAQNEGHLVTISSISAVRGFRRAMTVYAATKAGLTSMTEGIRLDVMNTPIKVSCVHPGFIRTEINETVEKVPFIVDTETGCKALVKAINKEKAVSYVPSWPWALLHWVLRVAPSSTIRKMS is encoded by the coding sequence ATGACAACAAGACAAAATATTCTGATCACGGGCGCAAGCTCAGGCCTTGGTAAAGGAATGGCGGCGGAGTTCGCAAAGCAAGGTAGCAACTTAGCATTGTGCGCAAGACGTTTAGACCGCTTAGAAGAACTTAGAAGCGAACTGCTAGCGGTAAATCCTAACATCAAGGTGCTAATTAAGTCCCTTGATGTAAATGATCATAACGCAGTATTTGAAGTGTTTGATGCGTTTAAACAAGAGATGGGGCAACTCGATAGAGTTATTGTTAATGCGGGCATGGGCAAGGGCGCCTCTATTGGTACGGGTTTTTTTAATGCAAATAAGCAAACCGCAGAGACCAATTTTGTGGCTGCACTGGCGCAAGCCGAAGCGGCCATGACTATTTTCAGAGCGCAAAATGAAGGTCATCTAGTAACGATTTCATCAATTAGTGCGGTAAGAGGCTTCAGACGCGCTATGACGGTGTATGCCGCCACTAAAGCAGGGCTTACGTCTATGACAGAGGGGATCCGCTTAGATGTGATGAATACACCAATTAAGGTTAGCTGTGTACATCCTGGGTTTATTCGTACCGAAATTAATGAAACGGTAGAAAAAGTGCCGTTTATTGTCGATACCGAAACCGGCTGTAAGGCGTTGGTAAAAGCCATTAATAAGGAAAAAGCGGTGTCTTATGTGCCAAGTTGGCCGTGGGCATTATTACATTGGGTGCTACGTGTCGCGCCTTCAAGCACCATTCGCAAAATGAGTTAG
- the rpsT gene encoding 30S ribosomal protein S20: MANIKSAKKRAIQAEKRRQHNASRRSMTRTSLKKVVAAIASGDKEGAQTAFAAATPILDRMATKGLIHKNKAARHKSRLAAQIKALA; encoded by the coding sequence TTGGCTAACATCAAGTCTGCTAAGAAACGTGCAATCCAAGCCGAAAAGCGTCGCCAGCATAACGCTAGCCGTCGCTCCATGACTCGTACAAGCTTGAAGAAAGTAGTAGCTGCTATCGCTAGTGGTGATAAAGAAGGTGCACAAACTGCATTTGCTGCTGCAACTCCAATTCTTGACAGAATGGCTACTAAAGGTTTGATTCACAAGAATAAAGCTGCTCGTCACAAGAGCCGCCTAGCTGCACAAATTAAAGCTTTAGCTTAA
- the murJ gene encoding murein biosynthesis integral membrane protein MurJ, translated as MSRKLLKSGLIVSVMTLISRVLGLVRDVVVARLMGDGAAADVFFFANKIPNFLRRLFAEGAFAQAFIPVLTEVHQNHEKAELKAFVAKISGTLGAIVFVVSLVGVIASPVLAALFGTGWFIAWVQGDEAGDKFLLASTMLKITFPYLAFVSLTGLAGAILNTLNKFAVAAFTPVLLNVCIIACAVFLAPDMEQPAFALAWGVFIGGIVQLAFQLPFLYRAGLLVKPKWGWRDENVVKVRTLMIPALFGVSVGQINLLFDTFIASFLMTGSISWLYYSDRLLEFPLGLFGIAIATVILPALSRNHVSKDPKAFSANIDWAFRMVCLLGIPAAVGLATMARPILTVIFQRGAFTAETATMASYSLTAYAFGLLSFMLVKVLAPGFYSRQDTKTPVKFGIWCMVANMVFNLLAIWFGYVGLAIATSMSATLNATLLYITLHKQGVFVLSRTSVMFIIRVLIASAVMGAVIYYRDKGVAFFDLEWTVQVVDVAITITLSAAAFFSCMILLGARRRHFKSGGG; from the coding sequence GTGTCACGGAAGTTATTAAAATCAGGCCTTATTGTCAGCGTAATGACGTTGATATCCCGCGTGTTAGGGTTAGTGCGAGATGTGGTAGTGGCAAGGCTAATGGGTGATGGCGCTGCCGCCGACGTGTTTTTCTTTGCAAATAAAATTCCTAACTTCCTGCGCCGATTATTTGCCGAGGGGGCATTTGCGCAAGCGTTCATTCCGGTATTAACCGAAGTACACCAAAATCACGAGAAAGCAGAGCTTAAAGCATTTGTTGCTAAAATTTCCGGCACGCTTGGGGCCATTGTGTTTGTGGTTTCCCTTGTAGGCGTTATCGCGTCGCCAGTTTTAGCCGCGCTGTTCGGCACAGGGTGGTTCATTGCGTGGGTACAGGGCGATGAGGCAGGAGATAAATTCTTACTCGCATCAACCATGCTTAAAATCACCTTCCCCTATCTTGCTTTTGTATCGTTAACAGGCTTGGCAGGGGCTATCTTAAATACACTAAACAAATTTGCAGTAGCAGCGTTTACGCCAGTGCTACTTAACGTATGCATTATAGCCTGTGCGGTCTTTTTAGCTCCCGATATGGAGCAACCCGCTTTCGCATTAGCGTGGGGGGTGTTTATAGGCGGTATAGTACAACTTGCCTTCCAACTGCCATTTTTGTATCGGGCGGGATTATTAGTAAAGCCCAAATGGGGCTGGCGAGATGAAAACGTTGTTAAGGTGCGCACCTTGATGATCCCTGCATTGTTTGGGGTGTCGGTAGGGCAAATTAACTTGCTGTTCGATACCTTTATCGCCAGCTTCCTGATGACAGGCTCTATTAGCTGGCTATATTACTCCGACCGTTTGTTAGAATTCCCGTTAGGGCTGTTTGGTATCGCTATCGCCACGGTAATATTGCCGGCGCTGTCGCGTAATCATGTAAGTAAAGATCCTAAAGCTTTTTCAGCCAATATAGATTGGGCATTTCGTATGGTGTGTTTGCTTGGTATTCCAGCCGCCGTAGGCTTAGCCACCATGGCGCGACCAATTTTAACCGTGATATTCCAGCGGGGTGCCTTTACGGCTGAAACGGCCACCATGGCCTCTTATTCTTTAACCGCTTACGCATTTGGTTTATTGAGCTTTATGTTAGTAAAAGTTCTCGCTCCTGGTTTTTACTCGCGCCAAGACACTAAAACCCCGGTTAAATTTGGTATTTGGTGCATGGTCGCCAATATGGTGTTTAACCTATTAGCAATTTGGTTTGGCTATGTGGGCTTAGCAATTGCTACAAGCATGTCGGCTACACTTAATGCCACATTGCTTTATATTACGCTGCACAAACAAGGGGTTTTTGTATTAAGTCGTACCTCAGTAATGTTTATAATTAGAGTACTCATTGCCAGCGCAGTGATGGGGGCAGTGATTTATTATCGCGATAAGGGCGTGGCATTTTTCGACCTTGAATGGACAGTGCAAGTGGTGGATGTCGCCATTACTATCACATTATCTGCCGCCGCTTTCTTCTCATGCATGATTTTATTGGGTGCAAGACGTCGTCATTTCAAAAGTGGGGGCGGCTAA
- the ribF gene encoding bifunctional riboflavin kinase/FAD synthetase translates to MEFIRGLNNVKPQHSGCVLTIGKFDGVHLGHQAVLSNVLQKAKALGLPATVMVFEPQPEEVFTPDRAPARISPLREKYELLKQQGVDRLLAVRFNRAFASQSADTFVHDLLVDKLGVKFLVVGDDFRFGQGRKGDFAMLQAAGQKYGFEVVSTQSFMMHAHRISSTAVREALADSDFALGEEMLGRPFAVYGRVVHGEKKGRTIGFPTANVMLKRCRAPIHGVFAVHVAVDGKKFNGVANIGTRPTLNGVRNQLEVHIFDMSADLYGKPMTVFPVAKIRDEQKFDSFEILKAQIQADAAKARLLLE, encoded by the coding sequence GTGGAATTTATCCGCGGGCTTAACAACGTAAAACCGCAACACAGCGGGTGTGTACTAACTATCGGAAAGTTTGATGGCGTGCACTTGGGCCATCAGGCAGTACTGAGTAATGTGCTTCAAAAAGCCAAAGCGCTGGGGTTGCCGGCCACGGTGATGGTGTTTGAACCTCAACCCGAGGAAGTATTTACACCTGATAGAGCGCCTGCACGCATCAGTCCATTGCGTGAAAAGTACGAATTGCTGAAACAGCAAGGCGTCGATCGTTTATTGGCTGTGCGTTTTAACAGAGCTTTTGCCAGTCAAAGTGCCGATACCTTCGTGCATGATTTGCTGGTGGATAAGCTCGGGGTTAAATTTCTTGTGGTCGGCGATGACTTTCGCTTTGGCCAAGGTCGTAAAGGCGACTTTGCCATGCTGCAAGCCGCTGGGCAAAAGTACGGCTTTGAAGTGGTTAGCACGCAAAGCTTTATGATGCATGCTCATCGTATTAGCTCTACTGCAGTGCGAGAAGCACTGGCTGATTCGGATTTTGCGCTTGGTGAAGAAATGTTAGGTAGGCCGTTTGCTGTGTATGGTCGAGTTGTACATGGTGAAAAGAAAGGGCGCACGATAGGGTTTCCTACCGCCAATGTCATGCTGAAGCGTTGCAGAGCACCAATTCACGGCGTTTTCGCGGTACATGTTGCCGTAGATGGAAAAAAATTCAATGGCGTGGCAAACATTGGTACTCGCCCCACGTTAAACGGGGTGCGAAACCAGTTAGAGGTGCACATCTTCGATATGTCAGCCGACCTGTACGGGAAACCAATGACCGTGTTTCCTGTTGCAAAAATACGAGATGAACAGAAATTTGACTCGTTTGAGATACTAAAAGCACAAATACAGGCCGATGCCGCTAAGGCGCGCCTGTTATTAGAATAG